Proteins encoded by one window of Agrobacterium vitis:
- a CDS encoding Gfo/Idh/MocA family protein yields MQVIRKRRFALVGAGHRGTTMWGRDIVERWGDQVELVAICDLNGMRAEQSQAHIGSSVPIYLDFDQMLAVEKPDLVIVCTRDSTHDELIVKAMEAGADVISEKPMTTTAAKIKRILQAEKRTGRRLDISFNYRFAPTAARIKELLNSGVIGDVTSVDFHWYLNTSHGADYFRRWHAYTENSGSLFVHKATHHFDLLNWYLDSDPDLVSAFADLKHYGRNGPFRGERCRTCPHAQQCDHYFDMRKEPLLEALYEAPSKEDGYVRDACVYREDIDIPDTMVTNIRYKNGVHVSYSLNTYMPIEGHHIAFNGHKGRIELRQYEKQPWTEPPADEIVLMRNFGEVERIWVPHSSGGHYGGDDRLRNMLLKPGMNDELRQRAGARAGAMSVLCGIAALESSRSGKPVAVADVWGEDEGIGLLEQTV; encoded by the coding sequence ATGCAAGTCATACGCAAGAGACGCTTTGCCCTGGTCGGCGCAGGTCACCGGGGAACGACCATGTGGGGGCGCGATATTGTCGAACGCTGGGGCGATCAGGTCGAGCTGGTGGCAATCTGCGACCTGAACGGAATGCGCGCCGAACAGTCGCAAGCCCATATCGGCTCCTCGGTGCCGATCTACCTGGATTTCGACCAGATGCTGGCCGTTGAAAAGCCTGATCTGGTCATTGTCTGTACCCGTGACAGCACCCATGACGAGTTGATCGTCAAGGCCATGGAAGCTGGTGCTGACGTGATCAGCGAAAAGCCGATGACCACGACCGCCGCCAAGATCAAGCGCATTCTGCAAGCCGAAAAACGCACCGGACGGCGGCTGGATATCTCCTTCAACTACCGTTTTGCGCCGACCGCAGCGCGTATCAAGGAATTGCTGAATTCAGGCGTCATCGGCGATGTCACCTCTGTCGATTTCCACTGGTATCTCAACACCAGCCATGGGGCCGACTACTTCCGCCGCTGGCATGCTTATACGGAGAATTCCGGCAGCCTGTTCGTCCACAAGGCCACCCACCATTTCGATCTCCTGAACTGGTATCTCGATTCGGACCCGGATCTGGTGTCCGCCTTTGCCGATCTGAAGCATTACGGACGCAACGGGCCGTTTCGCGGCGAGCGCTGTCGCACCTGTCCCCATGCGCAGCAATGCGATCATTATTTCGACATGCGCAAAGAGCCCCTGCTGGAAGCGCTTTACGAAGCGCCCTCCAAGGAGGATGGCTATGTGCGCGATGCCTGCGTCTACCGGGAGGATATCGACATTCCCGACACCATGGTCACCAATATCCGCTACAAGAACGGCGTCCACGTCTCCTATTCCCTCAACACCTATATGCCCATCGAGGGCCACCATATTGCCTTCAATGGCCACAAGGGGCGTATCGAGCTTCGCCAATATGAAAAACAGCCATGGACAGAGCCGCCTGCCGATGAAATCGTGCTGATGCGCAATTTCGGCGAGGTGGAGCGCATCTGGGTGCCACATTCCTCCGGCGGCCATTACGGCGGCGATGACCGGCTGCGCAATATGTTGCTGAAACCCGGCATGAACGACGAATTGCGCCAGCGCGCCGGGGCAAGAGCCGGGGCCATGTCGGTTCTCTGCGGGATCGCCGCCCTGGAAAGCAGCCGCAGCGGCAAGCCCGTCGCTGTTGCCGATGTCTGGGGTGAGGATGAAGGGATCGGCCTTCTGGAGCAGACGGTTTAA
- a CDS encoding ABC transporter substrate-binding protein has protein sequence MMTKLSRRAVLAGMGLTMPLICMGAVGARAATNLRFLWWGSKERNDRTFKVIETYKTKNSDTAIAGESFGWDNYWTRLATQTAGGNAPDLIQMDYRYIFEYARRGTLLDLTPYMGKSLKIDDFGAANIDAGKVGGKLYGVNLGVNSVTALVNKAAWQETGVDALHEGMTWEEFGEACAKVSAAKKRRGFYGTQDGSVGESNLECWLRQRGKALYTADGAIGFDQADITEWFKFWAWMRKIKACVPADIQALDQLNVENNMVTLNKAAVGFVNSNQFIAFQAVNKDPLTLMSYPETKGGKPGHYLKPSMLISVSAASANKDAAVDFVNFLVEDKDAALALGIERGIPASTTMREALEPTLNDQSKEILDYIARLTPHVGPLPPPPPNGAGENQMLIKKIGEEVGFGRLSPEDGAAKFVDQAAANLKRG, from the coding sequence ATGATGACAAAATTGAGCAGACGAGCCGTGCTTGCTGGCATGGGTCTGACAATGCCGCTGATCTGCATGGGTGCAGTTGGCGCAAGGGCGGCCACGAACCTGCGGTTTTTATGGTGGGGCTCCAAGGAGCGCAACGACCGAACGTTCAAGGTCATAGAGACCTATAAGACCAAGAACAGCGATACAGCCATCGCTGGCGAGTCTTTCGGCTGGGACAATTACTGGACACGTCTGGCCACCCAGACGGCAGGCGGCAATGCGCCCGACCTGATCCAGATGGATTATCGCTATATTTTCGAATATGCGCGGCGCGGTACGCTGCTTGATCTGACGCCCTATATGGGGAAATCGCTGAAAATCGACGATTTCGGCGCCGCTAATATCGATGCCGGCAAGGTCGGCGGCAAGCTCTATGGCGTCAATCTCGGCGTTAATTCCGTCACCGCACTCGTCAATAAGGCGGCTTGGCAGGAAACCGGCGTTGACGCGCTGCATGAGGGCATGACCTGGGAGGAATTCGGTGAGGCCTGCGCCAAGGTTTCCGCTGCCAAGAAACGTCGTGGCTTTTATGGAACGCAGGACGGCAGCGTCGGCGAAAGCAATCTGGAATGCTGGCTGCGTCAGCGCGGCAAGGCTCTGTATACGGCGGATGGCGCCATCGGTTTCGACCAGGCCGATATAACCGAATGGTTCAAATTCTGGGCCTGGATGCGTAAGATCAAGGCCTGCGTGCCGGCCGATATCCAGGCGCTTGACCAGCTCAATGTCGAAAACAATATGGTGACATTGAACAAGGCGGCTGTTGGCTTCGTCAATTCAAATCAGTTCATCGCCTTCCAGGCCGTCAACAAGGACCCGTTGACGCTGATGAGCTATCCCGAAACCAAGGGTGGCAAGCCTGGGCATTATCTGAAGCCGTCAATGCTGATTTCGGTTTCCGCCGCGTCCGCCAACAAGGACGCTGCTGTCGATTTCGTCAATTTCCTGGTCGAGGACAAGGATGCGGCATTGGCTCTGGGGATCGAGCGAGGCATTCCGGCATCGACGACCATGCGCGAGGCGCTGGAACCGACGCTGAACGACCAGTCCAAGGAAATTCTTGACTATATCGCCCGGCTGACGCCGCATGTCGGTCCGCTGCCGCCGCCACCGCCAAATGGCGCGGGTGAAAACCAGATGCTGATCAAGAAGATCGGCGAAGAAGTCGGCTTTGGGCGACTTTCGCCGGAAGACGGCGCGGCGAAATTTGTCGATCAGGCGGCTGCCAATCTGAAACGGGGTTGA
- a CDS encoding carbohydrate ABC transporter permease, translated as MQHISTPSPFRASLARNAPGYLFLLPWFIGFFVLTLGPALFSFWLSLTDYNLLQSPNVVGLDNYIRIATADEKFMSSMRVTLVYVVLSVPLKLTFALLVALLLNKGIRGLPLYRAVFYLPSLLGSSVAIAVVWRQLFDGDGAVNVLLWNTFGIEGPSWISNPDYSLYTLVILAVWQFGSPMIIFLAGLRQIPVDMYEAASLDGASKVRMFFKITLPLLTPAIFFNAVVQTIDAFKAFTPAYVISSGTGGPIDSTLFYTLYLYQEAFGYFRMGYAAALAWILVIIIALFTAFSFLSSRYWVHYDD; from the coding sequence ATGCAGCATATCTCAACACCGTCGCCGTTCAGGGCCAGTCTGGCGCGCAATGCGCCGGGCTATCTGTTTCTCCTGCCCTGGTTCATCGGCTTTTTCGTACTCACGCTCGGCCCGGCCCTGTTTTCCTTCTGGCTGTCGCTGACCGATTATAATCTGCTGCAATCGCCAAATGTCGTCGGCCTGGACAATTATATCCGCATCGCCACGGCGGACGAAAAATTCATGTCCTCCATGCGGGTGACGCTGGTTTATGTGGTGCTGTCGGTGCCGCTGAAGCTGACCTTCGCATTGCTGGTCGCCCTGCTGCTCAACAAGGGTATTCGCGGCCTGCCGCTCTACCGGGCGGTCTTCTACTTGCCATCGCTTCTGGGCTCCAGCGTTGCGATTGCTGTGGTCTGGCGGCAATTGTTCGATGGTGACGGGGCGGTCAACGTTCTGCTTTGGAATACCTTCGGCATCGAAGGGCCAAGCTGGATCTCCAATCCCGATTACTCCCTCTATACGCTGGTCATCCTGGCTGTCTGGCAATTTGGCTCGCCGATGATCATCTTCCTGGCCGGTCTTCGGCAGATCCCGGTCGACATGTATGAGGCGGCCAGCCTGGATGGGGCTTCCAAAGTGCGGATGTTCTTCAAGATCACCCTGCCTTTGCTGACACCGGCGATCTTCTTCAATGCCGTGGTGCAGACCATCGATGCCTTCAAGGCCTTTACGCCGGCCTATGTGATCTCGTCAGGCACCGGCGGCCCGATCGATTCGACGCTGTTTTACACGCTCTATCTCTACCAGGAAGCCTTTGGCTATTTCCGGATGGGATATGCTGCAGCGCTTGCCTGGATCCTGGTGATCATCATCGCGCTGTTCACGGCCTTTTCCTTCCTGTCCTCGCGCTATTGGGTGCATTACGATGACTGA
- a CDS encoding carbohydrate ABC transporter permease, producing the protein MTDAALASSPDIHAQEKRRWPVSLLLHIVLAAASLVMLYPLLWMLSGSIKDQSEIFGQASLIPSKVDFSAYMRGWFSTQVSFGTYFWNSLVIAVLTVVGNLFSCSLAAYAFARLEFRGRNIWFALMLGTLMLPYHVTLIPQYILFLELGWVKTILPLVVPKFLAVDAFFIFLMVQFFRGIPRELDEAAMMDGCSPWRIYWRIMMPLSLPVLATAAIFSFIWSWDDFFGPLIYLSDINTYTVQLGLRSFVDSTGTSDWSGMFAMSSLSLVPIFLIFLFCQRLLIDGIATAGLKR; encoded by the coding sequence ATGACTGATGCAGCACTTGCTTCCTCCCCGGACATCCATGCGCAGGAAAAACGGCGCTGGCCGGTGTCCCTTCTTCTGCATATCGTGCTGGCGGCAGCCTCGCTGGTGATGCTCTATCCGCTGCTGTGGATGCTCTCCGGCTCGATCAAGGACCAGAGCGAGATCTTCGGCCAGGCTTCACTGATCCCCTCGAAAGTGGATTTCAGCGCCTATATGCGGGGCTGGTTCAGCACCCAGGTCAGTTTCGGCACCTATTTCTGGAACTCGCTGGTCATTGCCGTGCTGACGGTGGTGGGCAATCTGTTTTCCTGCTCGCTGGCGGCCTATGCCTTTGCCCGGTTGGAGTTTCGGGGCCGCAATATCTGGTTTGCGCTGATGCTGGGGACGCTGATGCTGCCCTATCACGTCACGCTCATCCCCCAATATATCCTGTTTCTCGAATTGGGATGGGTGAAGACCATTCTGCCGCTCGTCGTGCCGAAATTCCTGGCGGTGGATGCGTTTTTCATCTTCCTGATGGTGCAGTTCTTCCGTGGTATTCCGCGCGAATTGGACGAGGCGGCGATGATGGACGGGTGCAGCCCCTGGCGGATCTATTGGCGGATCATGATGCCGCTCTCCCTGCCGGTGCTGGCAACGGCGGCGATCTTCTCCTTCATCTGGAGTTGGGATGATTTCTTTGGTCCGCTGATCTACCTCAGCGACATCAATACCTACACGGTACAGCTTGGCCTGCGGTCCTTCGTTGACTCCACCGGCACTTCCGACTGGAGCGGGATGTTTGCCATGTCCAGCCTGTCGCTGGTGCCGATTTTCCTGATTTTCCTGTTTTGCCAACGCCTGCTGATCGACGGTATCGCCACTGCCGGTCTGAAGCGTTGA
- a CDS encoding Gfo/Idh/MocA family protein produces MSALRFAVIGINHDHIFGQIAFMLEAGAEFSAFFAEEDVLAQAFAARYPQARRVADRRQILEDPSIALILSAAIPANRAEIAIAAMRHGKDVMLDKPGMTTFEQLEAVRKVQAETKRIVSILYSEHFETACTVEAGNLVKAGMIGEVIHTTGLGPHRLRKPHRPGWFFDRAHYGGVLIDIASHQCEQFLFFTGAKDAQILSASTANRANPDTPGLEDYGDIHLTTGKATGYIRVDWFTPDGLPTWGDGRLFIVGTEGTIELRKYLDIEGRPGADHLFLTDKTGTRYIDCSKTERPYGRQLLADIRDRTETAMGQEHCFKAMELALKAQAFADAAKQKGAGNV; encoded by the coding sequence ATGAGTGCCTTGCGTTTTGCCGTTATCGGCATCAATCACGATCATATTTTCGGCCAGATCGCTTTCATGCTGGAGGCTGGAGCGGAGTTTTCGGCGTTTTTTGCAGAAGAAGATGTATTGGCCCAGGCCTTTGCTGCCCGCTACCCACAGGCGCGGCGCGTGGCCGACCGGCGGCAGATCCTTGAAGATCCATCGATTGCCCTGATCCTGTCGGCGGCCATTCCCGCCAACCGCGCCGAGATCGCCATCGCCGCCATGCGTCACGGCAAGGATGTGATGCTGGACAAGCCGGGCATGACGACATTCGAGCAATTGGAAGCGGTGCGAAAGGTCCAGGCGGAAACGAAGCGGATCGTTTCGATCCTCTATTCCGAGCATTTCGAGACGGCCTGCACGGTGGAAGCGGGCAATCTGGTCAAGGCCGGGATGATTGGCGAGGTCATTCACACGACCGGGCTTGGTCCGCATCGGCTGCGCAAACCACATCGGCCCGGCTGGTTTTTTGACCGGGCGCATTATGGCGGCGTGCTGATCGACATCGCCTCGCATCAATGCGAACAATTCCTGTTTTTCACCGGCGCCAAGGATGCGCAGATCCTGTCGGCCAGCACCGCCAACCGCGCCAACCCCGACACGCCCGGCCTTGAGGATTACGGCGATATTCACCTGACCACCGGCAAGGCCACCGGCTATATCCGGGTGGATTGGTTCACCCCCGATGGCCTGCCGACCTGGGGCGATGGACGGCTGTTTATCGTTGGCACGGAAGGCACGATCGAGCTTCGGAAATACCTCGATATCGAGGGCCGCCCCGGCGCAGACCATCTGTTCCTGACCGACAAAACCGGCACGCGCTATATCGATTGCAGCAAAACCGAGCGGCCCTACGGACGGCAATTGCTGGCCGATATCCGGGATCGCACCGAGACCGCCATGGGGCAGGAGCATTGCTTCAAGGCCATGGAACTGGCGCTGAAAGCCCAGGCTTTCGCGGATGCGGCAAAGCAGAAGGGCGCTGGCAATGTCTAA
- a CDS encoding Gfo/Idh/MocA family protein, producing the protein MSKIFNVAVIGLGIGARHIREGYMPNADLFKVATICDLDPARLAQFGEEFSVDGRTDDFDAVLNDPSIDIVDICTPPSTHYDLIFRALDAGKHVICEKPLVGSLAEIDRLMIHEKTAKGRLMPIFQYRYGDGVHKARRIIEAGLAGKAYIATSETHWTRLSDYYAVPWRGKWATELGGVLMTHAIHINDMLSYLLGPVASLYARVATRVNPIEVEDCVSLSLEMKSGALATVSATLGSAEETSRLKLCFEHVTFESSHAPYHPGGDPWRIIPANSEVGQKVDALLEGWVPMAQLFSGQMQAFHACLINDTPTPVTTEDARRSLEFLTACYWSAKHKQEVHFPVGSDNAYYDSWRQN; encoded by the coding sequence ATGTCTAAGATCTTCAACGTTGCCGTCATTGGCCTTGGCATCGGCGCCCGTCATATCCGCGAGGGCTATATGCCGAACGCGGATCTGTTCAAGGTCGCAACGATCTGCGATCTCGATCCTGCCCGTCTCGCCCAATTTGGCGAGGAATTTTCCGTTGATGGCCGGACCGATGATTTCGACGCCGTGCTCAACGATCCGTCCATCGACATTGTCGATATCTGCACGCCGCCTTCCACCCATTACGACCTGATCTTTAGGGCGTTGGATGCGGGCAAGCATGTGATCTGCGAAAAACCGCTTGTCGGCTCGCTTGCGGAGATCGACCGGCTGATGATCCATGAGAAGACCGCCAAAGGCCGGTTGATGCCGATTTTCCAGTACCGTTACGGCGACGGTGTCCACAAGGCGCGCCGGATTATCGAGGCGGGTCTGGCCGGTAAAGCCTATATCGCTACGTCTGAAACCCACTGGACACGGCTGTCGGACTATTACGCCGTGCCGTGGCGCGGCAAATGGGCGACAGAGCTTGGTGGCGTGCTGATGACCCATGCCATCCACATCAACGACATGCTGAGCTATCTGCTGGGGCCGGTCGCCTCGCTCTATGCCCGGGTCGCTACTCGCGTCAATCCGATCGAGGTGGAGGACTGCGTCAGTCTCAGCCTGGAAATGAAAAGCGGCGCCCTGGCAACCGTGTCGGCGACGTTGGGTTCGGCGGAGGAAACGTCCAGACTCAAGCTGTGCTTTGAACACGTGACCTTCGAGAGCAGCCACGCACCTTACCATCCCGGCGGCGATCCCTGGCGGATCATTCCGGCCAATTCGGAGGTCGGGCAAAAGGTCGACGCCCTGCTTGAGGGGTGGGTGCCGATGGCCCAGCTGTTTTCCGGCCAGATGCAGGCTTTCCATGCCTGCCTTATCAATGACACGCCGACGCCGGTCACGACGGAAGATGCCCGCCGTTCGCTGGAATTCCTCACCGCCTGCTATTGGAGCGCCAAACATAAGCAGGAGGTGCATTTCCCTGTTGGCAGTGACAATGCCTATTACGACAGCTGGAGGCAGAACTGA
- a CDS encoding ABC transporter ATP-binding protein: MATSVTLQKVFKRYGALEVIHGVDLEITPGEFVVFVGPSGCGKSTLLRMIAGLEPISGGTLLLDGQRMNEVPAAKRGIAMVFQSYALYPHMTVYKNLAFGLETAGMKKKDIEPRVQRAADILQIQPLLGRKPKALSGGQRQRVAIGRAIVREPNIFLFDEPLSNLDAELRVQMRVEIAKLHQSLGNTMIYVTHDQVEAMTMADTIVVLKGGYIEQVGAPLDLYNNPKNKFVAGFIGSPRMNFIDTRLVEAGDRTAVELNGKPVDLARTSPGAQVGQKVSVGVRPEHLSLRPAEITLGEAHVDLVEHLGGQTILYLSMQDGQSIAMVMEDQQAIRKGEKVTIHIDSKRCYLFDEAGNRVNGGVNR, encoded by the coding sequence ATGGCGACAAGCGTCACACTGCAAAAGGTCTTCAAACGATATGGCGCGCTTGAAGTGATCCATGGTGTGGATCTCGAGATCACGCCTGGAGAATTCGTGGTGTTTGTCGGTCCGTCCGGCTGCGGAAAATCCACACTGTTGCGGATGATCGCCGGGCTTGAGCCGATTTCCGGTGGCACTCTGCTGCTGGATGGGCAAAGGATGAACGAAGTGCCAGCGGCCAAGCGTGGCATTGCCATGGTTTTCCAGTCCTATGCGCTTTATCCGCATATGACGGTTTACAAAAACCTGGCCTTCGGTCTGGAAACGGCAGGCATGAAAAAGAAGGATATCGAGCCCCGCGTCCAGCGGGCCGCCGATATCCTGCAGATCCAGCCGTTGCTGGGGCGCAAGCCCAAGGCTTTGTCCGGCGGCCAGCGCCAGCGCGTCGCCATCGGGCGCGCTATTGTGCGCGAGCCGAATATCTTCCTGTTCGACGAGCCCCTGTCTAACCTCGATGCCGAATTGCGGGTGCAGATGCGTGTCGAGATCGCCAAGCTCCATCAGAGCCTGGGCAATACTATGATCTATGTGACCCACGATCAGGTTGAAGCCATGACCATGGCCGATACGATTGTGGTGCTGAAAGGCGGTTATATTGAACAGGTTGGCGCGCCGCTTGATCTCTACAACAATCCGAAAAACAAATTCGTCGCGGGCTTCATCGGCTCGCCCCGAATGAATTTCATCGATACCCGCTTGGTCGAAGCCGGAGACAGAACCGCTGTCGAGCTGAACGGCAAGCCAGTCGATCTCGCTCGGACAAGCCCCGGCGCTCAGGTCGGGCAAAAAGTCAGCGTCGGGGTCAGGCCCGAACATCTCAGTCTGCGACCGGCCGAAATTACCCTTGGTGAGGCGCATGTCGATCTGGTCGAGCATCTGGGTGGGCAGACCATCCTTTATCTGTCCATGCAGGATGGTCAGTCGATTGCCATGGTGATGGAAGACCAGCAGGCGATCCGCAAGGGTGAGAAGGTGACGATCCATATCGATTCGAAACGTTGCTATCTGTTTGACGAAGCCGGTAACCGGGTGAACGGCGGCGTGAACCGATAG
- a CDS encoding MnmC family methyltransferase, with translation MLPWIQLDSAAIPDGGGDLRLKQRGQEFSIMLGANELMNSRLSGSEEALATLACENIGACEKPSLLIGGLGMGFTLRAALGVLQADARVTVAELVPAVVAWARGPMAEVHKGSLDDPRVDIHIGDVGALIRSKHAAYDAILLDVDNGPDGLTRASNDSLYNAAGLRAAKAALRPKGVLAVWSSAPDAAFTRRLREAGFVTEEVQVRANGKRGGARHLLWMAVNG, from the coding sequence ATGCTTCCCTGGATACAGCTTGACAGTGCAGCCATTCCCGATGGCGGCGGCGATCTGCGCCTGAAGCAGCGCGGCCAGGAATTCTCGATCATGCTGGGCGCCAACGAACTGATGAACAGCCGGTTGAGCGGTTCGGAAGAGGCGCTGGCGACGCTTGCCTGTGAGAATATTGGGGCCTGCGAGAAGCCCAGCCTGCTGATCGGCGGGCTTGGCATGGGGTTTACCCTGCGTGCCGCCCTTGGCGTGTTGCAAGCCGATGCCCGCGTTACCGTTGCCGAATTGGTTCCGGCTGTGGTTGCCTGGGCGCGCGGGCCGATGGCGGAGGTTCATAAGGGCAGTCTCGATGATCCGCGTGTCGATATTCATATCGGCGATGTTGGCGCGCTGATCCGCTCAAAGCACGCCGCCTATGACGCCATTCTGCTTGATGTCGACAACGGTCCGGACGGATTGACCCGCGCCTCCAATGACAGCCTTTATAATGCCGCTGGACTGCGTGCCGCAAAAGCTGCCTTGCGGCCAAAAGGCGTGCTGGCCGTCTGGTCTTCTGCCCCGGATGCCGCCTTTACCCGCAGGTTGCGGGAGGCGGGGTTCGTGACCGAAGAAGTCCAGGTGCGCGCCAACGGTAAACGCGGCGGGGCGCGCCATCTGTTGTGGATGGCGGTCAACGGGTGA
- a CDS encoding DUF1127 domain-containing protein codes for MNVARSLNNWRKYRQTVSELGRMTSRELQDLGIERSDIRRVARASVAG; via the coding sequence ATGAACGTAGCACGCTCCCTGAACAACTGGCGCAAGTATCGTCAGACCGTTTCCGAACTTGGCCGCATGACCAGCCGCGAGTTGCAGGATCTTGGCATTGAACGTAGCGACATCCGTCGCGTTGCCCGGGCCTCCGTTGCCGGTTGA
- a CDS encoding SDR family oxidoreductase, whose translation MIDKPTPPFSRQQQSIPGLTRDMDPVPDHGETTYQGSGRLAGQKAVITGADSGIGRAVALAYAREGADVLISYLSEHEDAEETKRLVEEAGRKAVLVAGDLQKTDHCRLIIDKAVAELGGIDILVNNAAHQKTFEQIEDISDEEWELTFRVNIHAMFYLTKAAVKHMKPGSAIINTASINADTPSPTLLAYATTKGAIQNFTAGLAQLLAEKGIRANTVAPGPIWTPLIPSTMPPERVSSFGEQVPMKRPGQPAELATAYVMLADPLSSYVSGATIAVTGGKPIL comes from the coding sequence ATGATCGATAAACCGACGCCGCCCTTTTCCAGGCAACAACAGTCTATTCCTGGGCTGACCCGAGACATGGACCCTGTACCGGATCATGGCGAAACCACCTATCAAGGTTCGGGGCGGCTTGCTGGCCAGAAGGCGGTGATCACAGGCGCGGATAGCGGCATCGGGCGGGCTGTGGCCCTGGCTTATGCCCGCGAGGGCGCCGATGTGCTGATCTCCTATCTCAGCGAACACGAGGATGCCGAGGAAACCAAGCGTCTTGTGGAAGAGGCTGGTCGCAAGGCCGTGCTGGTGGCGGGCGACTTGCAAAAGACCGACCATTGCCGCCTCATCATAGACAAGGCGGTTGCCGAGCTTGGTGGTATTGATATTCTCGTCAACAACGCCGCCCATCAAAAGACCTTCGAGCAGATCGAGGATATCAGCGATGAAGAATGGGAATTGACGTTCAGGGTCAATATCCACGCGATGTTCTATCTGACGAAAGCAGCCGTCAAGCACATGAAGCCCGGTTCGGCGATTATCAATACCGCCTCGATCAATGCCGATACGCCGAGCCCCACATTGCTGGCCTATGCCACGACCAAGGGTGCCATCCAGAATTTCACGGCGGGTCTTGCCCAGCTTCTGGCGGAAAAAGGCATCCGCGCCAACACTGTTGCGCCCGGCCCGATCTGGACGCCACTCATCCCGTCCACCATGCCGCCGGAACGGGTCTCGAGCTTTGGTGAACAAGTGCCGATGAAACGACCGGGCCAACCGGCTGAACTTGCAACGGCCTATGTGATGCTAGCCGACCCCCTTTCGAGCTATGTTTCCGGCGCCACCATCGCGGTCACCGGTGGCAAGCCTATTCTCTAG